The nucleotide sequence CCGGACAGATCAGGGGGAACCCCTGATCGTGGCGAGCAACGCCACCGCCGCCAGTCGCATGCTGAAGGGATACCGCAAGCGCTGGAGAATCGAATGTCTGTTCAGGGCGCTCAAAACGAAGGGCTTCCGGTTGAAAAACACCCACATGACGCGTCCCACTCATGTGACGCGGCTGCTTTGTTTGCTCACCCTGGCGTATGTCTGGAGCGTCCTGGTCGGCATCGACCAGGACACGGCGCTGAAAAAACACGGACGGCGGGCCTGGAGTGTCGTGACTCTAGGTCTACGGGCGCTCGTTCGGGCGTCTTCCCGTCAGATCGGAACCTCAATGGACGAACTGCTCCACCTGATTCAATTCTGGACGCCGGACCAGACGACGGCTGTGGAAAGTGTCGGGTACTGAGGGCAGCTGGACAAGCTTCGCTAGAACATCGAGTCCACGTTTGGCTTACAAAAGTCGCGGGGCTTCGATTTGGAGCAGACCGGGGTCACACACCCCACTCGGTTGGAACGACTGTTCGGTCTGGTGACCCTGGCGTGGTTGGCTTGCCTGCGGGTGGGCGTCTGGCGACATGAAGCGAAACCACTCCGGGTGCTGGCCCATGGCCGCAAGGCCATGAGCCTGGTGCGCTACGGCTCGGAAGAACTGCGCCATGTGCTGCGGTGGGTCCCCGAGAGACTCGGCGAGATGCTACGTGTCTTGATACGCCCTTTTCCCGCACGGGGACAGCCGGAAAAAGAAGTTGTCAGCTACTGAAGCTTCTCCCAGTTCGCTGGCAAGGTAACCAGGGGCGTGACGCCCCTGGCCGACCAGGTCTGCCTGCGGACAGCTTTCCGAGCAAAGCCCACCTCATCCAAGTACACGAGCGTGGCGCCCTCAGCGACCTTTTTTTTTAACTCCCGGCCCACCTGTTCTTTCCAACTGACGATCCGAAGCTCATTGCGTTCTGCTGCCCGTCCATCGGGCATCTGTGGGGTAAAGCCCAATCCCCGCAGGATGTGCCGGACATGATCATGGTGATACTAGACATCGAAATGTCGGCCGATCAGTTCACTCACACGGCGGGTCGTCCATGTCTCATCTCGAAAGCCATGATGGACAGCACCTTCTCGCACGAGGGTGCGCAACTGCTGTCGTTGTGCTCTTCCGTAAGTCGTGAGGTTGGACCGCTGGCCACCGTGGCCTGAAGACTGCCGTTGCGTTTCAGCCGGCCTCTCCAGCTGTACACCGTGTGGACCGAGACCCCAAAGTGATCGGCAACCGCCTGGTTCTTGTGCGTGCCGCGCGCCACCCATTCAAGCGCCGCGAGGCGGCGCTCTTCGAGTTGAGCCCGGGAGTAACGGGTAAGCTGCCAACCGGACATTGCCGCAGACTATCAATGCATAGCTGAAACGCGATCAATAATGTGATTTCATTCCTTATGCCAACAGCTCAGCGCACCATTGCACCGCCCCTCCTCCATGCCCTGCTGATATTCCAGACCCTGCTTGTGGCTGCGCTGCTCACACCGCTGCTGATCGGCTCACTGGGGAGCGTCAGCGGCGCCCTGGGGTTGGAGAACGTGAGTTCCCTGGCCCTAGGCGTCACGGTGCTGGGGCTGGGGGCAGTGGCATTGATCACCCGCACCCTCTGGGACGCCCGAATGCTGCTGTCTATCTCGCTGGTGCTGTTCAACGCAGGCGCACTGATCGCTCACGTATTCACGCCAAACGACCCGCTGGTGGTCCTCTATTTTTCAGATGGAAACTTGGCCGCAGCAGGCTATCTGGTCTCCGTCTGTCTGGCCGCGTGGGTGTTGGCAACAGTGCTAACGGCACTGCTGGTGCGCCCCCGTGCCACGACGGCTGCAGACATTCAGGTAAGCAAGTTGCGGCTGGTGGGCCTGCTATTCCTGACGCTGGGGACGGTGCCCGCCGTCCTGGAACTGATCAGCGCCTTGCGTGTGGTGGCCGATGGGGGGTATCTCTCGCTGTACTCCCGGGAAGTCAACGTGGGGGCGAGTGGCTGGCGGGCGGTAGCTGGGGCGTTTTTTGTGCCGGGGCTGCTGTTTCTGTTAGGCAGCGGCACCCTGATGCGGCGCGGGGTGATGGTGGTGGTGATGGTAATGCTGGCCTTTGTCGCCACCAAACTGGCGCTGGGCAGCCGCAGTCCGGCCATCATGCCGCTGATCGCGCTATGGTTCGTCGTCCACTACCGTATCTGGCCCATCCCGGCCCGTTTGGCGGTAGGTGTCGGGGCGGTGCTGTTCCTGGTTGTGCTACCAGTGATCGCCGTGCTGCGAGACGAGGGCGGGGTAGTCCGGCTCACGCCCGCCGTCCTGGCCCAGACATTCGCCAATTTCGCCAACCCGGCCCTCGCCACCCTCAACGAAACCGGAGCCTCGATTATGCCCACGGCCTACGCGCTGAACTACATTCCCGGCGCGAGGGATTTCGGGAACGGGGCAAGTTACGTCAACTCGCTGTGGACCATCTTGCCCAGCACGGGAGGGCTAAATCCGGCGGTGGCTGGGGACAACGTGTATGCGAACTGGCTGACCCGAACGGTTGATCCGAGTCTCGCCAGCATCGGCGGTGGCTTTGGTTTCAGTCCCATCGCGGAGACATACGCCAATTTTGGCGTGGTGGGCGGCGTGACGGGGTTTTTCGCAATCGCGTTAGCCATGCAGGTGCTGCTGACGTGGTTCTCGAATTATCGCAATGCTGCACACATTGTCTTTTCGGGCGTCATCCTGAGCATCCTGCTGCTGTGGGCACGCGGGGAGACGGTGAGTTTCGTCAGGCCGCTTGTCTGGTTCGTGCTGGTGCCCGCGGTCTATCTCGTGGTTCAGGCTTACAGGCGCCCACAAAGAAACGCTGAGCTGCGAGAGGAGACCCCTGCCGCCGGTTGATTCCCAAAGAACCACCGCCTTGCCCACCATAAAACCACTCTGGCGTGGAGTCGCGTTGACTGCTGCCCCATTTTCGGTGGCCGCAGGACTGGCGCTTATCATCTCCCTCAGCAGCGGCCCACAACCATTAGCGTTGGCTGTCACAGAGACATGTGTGCCTGCCCAGTTCGCGCCAGTCTCTGGGGGCGAAGAGGCCCTCGTACCGGAGGGCAACGGCTGGCACTTCCGCAGTGAGTCGTGGCTGGGGGGCACGGTCTGTTCACCTGGAACGCTCAAGGTCATTGGCAGAGGCAAGTTGGGAGGACCGGACCTCCCACAATTAACCGTGGCGCAGGGCGACGGAATCGTGAAGACCCTGAGCCTTGGCGCAGAGCAGGAGACCACTGATGTTCAGATCCCACACGCTGGGCAGATCTATCTGGGCTATCTGAACGATTTCTACCGTTCAGACGCGCGGATCGCTACCCTCTACAGCCTCAGCCTAGTTGGCGCGTCCTGCGGCGGACTCACGCCTGCACCGCCTTCTGTGCCTTCTCTCACCTGGACGCCTGAAACAGAAGCCACCGAACTTCTCGGATCGCCGCCACTGGTTATAGTTCCTTGTGGCAGTGGAACTTTTTCAATGCAGGTGGTGGGACGGCAGGGCGGTGGGGTGTTTCCAGCACTGGAGATCATGCAGGCGGGCCGGACGCTCCTCCAGATGGAGGCCGGAGCCAGGGTTTCCAATGTTCGGCTGACTGTCGGCCCGGAACCACTGACCGTCGTGGTCACGAACCCTTACTTCGAGACCCTGGCTAACCGTGACCTGCATTTGGCCCGGCTAATCTTTATACCCAGCAAATCTCAATTCTAATTCGGCCCAGTACCCGCCACCTGGCAGTGCTTCAGAAATCCCGACAGAAAATGGCCCACCCACCAGGAGGGTGGGGCACACTGGAGGGAACGTATGGGAAAGCAACGGAAAACGTGGGCACCCGAGCTCAAAGAGCAGATCGTGCTGGCCGTCCTGCGCGGTGAGCAGTCGGTGGCGGAACTGGCCCGTCAGCATGGCGCCGCCGAAAGTCTGATCCACAAGTGGCGGACGCAGTTCCCGGAGGCGGGCCGTGCCCGCCTCGTCGGTGACCATGTCGATCACGGCGTCAAAGCCCTCGAGCAGGAAAACGAGCGGCTGAAAAGTCTGCTGGGTGAGAAAGAGTTGTCCCTCTATATTGCAAAAAAAGCTTGGGGTCTTTGAGCGTTCCGCAGGCCCCCCTGCTGTATGCCGAGGTGCTCCAAGACCAACCCCATGTCAGCCTGTCCAGCTTTGCCAGGGACATCGACCTGCCGTACTGGAAGCTCCGTGACGCCCGGCGTCACGGAGAGCAAGAAAAAGCGCGTCAAGCGCGACAGACAGCACATCGTGATCAGGTCCGTGACGTCGCGGTGGCAAATCCAACCTACGGATATCGGCGTATTCAGCGTCAACTGGCGGGGCAGTACGGCCAGGCTGCGCCTGGCCGCCATGAGGTCAGACAGTTACTCCGGGAACTGGACTTGATTCCGGCCCAGCCGAGGAAAACACGGCGCCCGTCTGTGCACATCCTGACGCCTCTCCTGTGGCCCGAGGGGCGCCGGGTTCAGATTGACGCCACCCGGTTCAGTCTCGCGGATGGTGTGGCCTGGGTGTATGTCGTGCTGGACGTTCAAAGTCGTGCCGTCCTGCATCTGGAAGTGGTTCGCAATCTCACGGCCTGCAGCGCGGTGACCGCGCTGCAGGCCGGACTTCAGCTGCTCCATCGCCACGGGCATCAGGAAGAGGTGGTGGTGATGTCGGATGCAGGGTCAGATTTCACGTCGCAGGCGTTCCGGCAGGCCTGTGAGGAGGTGGGCTGCTGGATCAGGGCGAAGGTGTCGCAGCGCGCCAGAAAGTGCGCCGGAGGCTCGCCGTGGGTGAGCGTCAGCAGAAACCACAGGTTTCTGCGGCAAATCAGCGCTGGAGTCTGGACTTCGTCGCAGACCAGCTGGCCTCAGGCCAGCGATTTCGGGTGCTGAATGTGGTGGATGATTTCACTCGCGAGTGTCTGGTGATGCATGTCAGGGTCTCCATCACGGGTTACGACGTCGTCCGCGAGATGATAGCGGTAGTCCGGTTTCGAGGTCCGCCACTCGCGATCATCACTGATAATGGGCCGGAATTTGCAGGCAAGGCCTTGAACCTTTGGACGCACGAAACAGGGACCAGTCACCTATTCATCCGTCCGGGAAAACCCGTCGAGAACGCGTATATCGAGAGCTTCAACGGGCGATTGAGGGATGAGTGCTTGAATCTACACTGGTTCCAGAGCCTGGAGCAGGCCCGCGTCATCCTGTCGGCCTGGAGAGTCGATTACAACCAGGTTCGTCCGCACACCTCACTTGGTGGCCAGACACCTGACGAATTTGCCCGCCTGCAACAGGCGGGCTGAAGTAAGCTGAAAGTTGCAAATTGGCTGGCACCGCAATTGGGGCACCCTCAGCTAATACTATTCAAAGCTACCGGGACACGTCGCGGCGCTACATCACGCTGCACCTGGGGCGCGTCAAGCTGGAAAAATTGGGCCCACTGGATGTGGAACAAATGTTGTTCGAGATGCGCAAGCAGGGAAAGAGCGCTTCCATCTCTGCCTACGCCCTGCGCGTACTGAAAATGGCCCTGCAACAGGGGGTCCGCTGGCAGATGCTGCCCCGCAATGTCGCCGACGCAGTGCGCCCCCCGAAGGTAGAACGTAAGGAAATGCAGGTCTGGACGGCGGAGCAAGTGGCGTCATTCCTGGACGAGACCCAGAGCCACCGGCTGCACGCCGCGTTTTACCTGGCACTGATGACGGGCATGCGCCGGGGAGAAGTCATGGGCTTGAAGTGGGTAGACGTGGACTTCGAGCGTTCACGCCTGACCGTCAGGCACAACTTGGTGGAGGTACAGGGCAATGGCATTCCTGGAAAAATCCTTGCAGGAAAGCCGACGATCACTTCCAGCACGGTGGAACTCACCACACCCAAGAGCAAGGCGTCCAGGCGGACTATATATTCTCTCTCCCGGCACGATGTCCAAATTGAGAGAACACCAAGCGCGCCAGAACGCAGAACGACAGGCCTCTGGATCAGCCTGGGTGGATCTGGGAATGGTCTTTGCCACGCCCCTCGGCGACTACGCACGCCCAAGTGTCTTCTCCAACTGGCATGACAAGCTCGTCAAGCAGGCGGGTGTTCCCCGCATCCGTCTCCACGACATGCGGCACACGGCAGCGTCGCTGATGATCCTGCGGGGCATCCCGCCCAAAACTGTCAGCGAGTGCCTGGGCCATGCCGATGTGGCCTTCACGCTGCGGACCTACACCCACCTGTATGACGATCAGCGCGAGGAAGCGGCGTTCGATCTGAGCGATCTTTTTCAGCAGGCAACGGGTCTCCCCAACTGAGGCCACTTTTTCCAGTAGTGACACGATAGTGACGATCTGGCCGTCTTGACAATTTCAGTGAAAATGGGAAAAGTGAAAACCCCGCGCTAGGCGGGGTTTTTTTTGGAGCCAGTGATCCGGGTCGAACGGACGACCTACTGATTACGAATCAGTTGCTCTACCACTGAGCTACACTGGCCGACTTGCTGCCGTCTCCTGACGCAAAGGCTCAGCGAGTATATGGACGCCGCCCCGAGGTGTCAAGGCAAAAGGGCCGCGCCCCGCCGCCATCATCCCGCCTATGCTGTCCGGCATGACCCGTCCGCCAACGCCTCCGTTCCAGACTGTCTACGGGACCCCCCAGCCGCTGGACTGGCTGTGCCTGGCCCCCCATCCGGACGACGCCGAGATCGGTGCGGGCGGCACGCTGATTCAACTGGCGCAGGCCGGGCGCGGCGTGGGCGTGCTGGAGCTCTCGCGGGGCGAGCGCGGCACCCAGGGCACCCCGGACCTGCGTGTCCAGGAATGTGCACGGGCCGCGCACATCATGGGTCTGAGCTGGCGCGGCAACCTGGGCCTGCGAGACGGCGAACTGACCGACACCCCCGAAGCCGCGCACGCCCTGGCTGCCGCCCTGCGCGCCGTGCGTCCACGTGTCCTGGTGGTGCCGCACCACCAGGACCGTCACCCGGACCATTTCGGCACCTACCAGCTGGCGCGGCGGGCCGTGCATCTGGCACAGCTGCGCAAGGCCGATCTGGACGGCGAACCCTGGCGCGTGTCACGCACGCTGCTGTATCAGGGCAATGCCGACATCCAGCCGGACCTGCTGATCGACGTGGGCGAGGTACAGGACCAGTGGGAGGCGGCCATTCGCGCCCACGAGAGCCAGTTCACGGGGCAGGTGGTGTCGGAGACGGTCACACCTGAGATCATCGAACGCCGCCGCGCCCGCCAGAGCTACTGGGGCACCTTGGCGCGCGTGCGCTACGCCGAGGCCTTCGAGGCCGAGGGTGCGCTGCTGGTGGACCCGCTGGCCCTGTAGCACCCCTGAGCGTGGGCCTGGGCCTACAGCTCCCGCAGTTTTGCCAGCACCGCTTCGGGGCGCACGGTGTATTCGCCGGTCTGGGCTTCGGTGTGCTGGAAGCGCACCACGCCGCTCCTGTCGATCAGGAAGACGGCGCGTCCGCTGACGCCACGCTCGTCGATGGCGACGCCGTACTGCCGCGCCACGTTCAGGTTCATATCCGAGAGCAACGGCACCTCGATGCCGTACTCGGCGGCCCAGGCGCGGTGGGCGTGAAGGCTGTCGCGGTTGACGCCCAGCACCGCCGCCCCGGCCTCGGCGAAGTCGTCCTGCCGTCCCGAGTACTCCGGGAGTTGCATGCTGCACACCGGACTGAAATCCAGCGGGTAAAAGACCAGCACGACGTTCTGATGCCCCCGGTAACTGCTCAGGGTCACGGTCTCCCCGGTGTTGGCAGGCAGGGTGAAGTCCGGGGCGGGCTGTCCAACGAGGCTCATGGGGGGCAGTTTAGCGGGTGTGTCGGCGGCTGGGCGTCTAGGTTCTCCTTTTGGAGACCCGTCACGATCGCCGTCCCGCGCACGCACCTGCTGGGCAGCGGCGCGCCAAGGAACACGCACCGTATACCAATTGCTTACCCGACGCTCACCTGTTCTCCGCCCACTCTGCTGTTTTATGTTGGCTGGGACGCCGTCCCGCCTGTCAGACAGCTGGGGCTCAGGCTTCTTGCACCGTGTCCCAGACCAGGGGTATGTCAGGACGCAGGGTCTAGGCTGCGTGCATACCGTCCCCAGCCCTGCCTTCAGTGCAAGGCTCCGCCGCACAGACTGGCAGGGCCACTGGGATACACCCGGATTTGCCCCACCCTCTCCCGACGTGACGCGGGAGACCTCAGGAGGACCCCCCTATGGCCGAGATTCTGCCCCCCAACATGCTTAACGAGCGGCCCCAGACCCCGGCAGGGCTGCTCAGCAACCGCGAGAAGGACCGCCTGATCGAGCGCGGTTTTCTGGGCCTGTACCGCTGGTACACCGCCCGCAGCCAGGAGACGCGCAACTGGAACCCGGACCGCAGCTTCGACTGGAAGGCGCTGAGCAAGGATCTGCCGCCGGAGATTGTGACCGTGACCCAGGGCTTTTTTGCCGTCGAGCAGTACGCGCCGGACTTCACCAGCAGCCTGCTGAATCTGGTGCGCCGCAGCCACGGACGCAGCCACTTTCAGCTCAGGTGGGGCAGCGAGGAAGAAAAGCATGCCGACGCCTGGGAAAACGCCGTGCTGTTCAGCGGCAAGCGCACGCCACAGTGGATTGCCGAGTACAAGGAGCGTCTCAAGTCCCAGACCTGGGAGTTGCCCTTCCCCGACGCCATTCACAACCTGGTGTACACCGTGTTTCAGGAACGTGCCACCCAGCTCAACTACCTGAACATGATGAAGATCGCGCAGGGCAAGAGCGACAAGCCGCATCTGGCGGGCTTCTCGGATCCGGTGCTGGCCAAGGTGGCGCAGACCATTGCCGTGGACGAGGCGGCGCACTACAACTTCTTCCTGGAAGGCGTGCGGATGTACCTGTACTACTATCCGCAGCGCACGCTGGAGGCCATCAAGAATGTGATCGGCCAGTTTTCCATGCCCGCGTCCATGCTGGTCCCCGACTGGAAGGAGTTCTCGGAAACGGTGTACCGCGCCGGCATCTATGGTCCGCGCGACTTCAACCGCGACGTGATGCAGGTGGCCTTCCGCAACCTGGGCATCGAGAGCCGCAAGGCGCTGGAAGACGGCATTAAAAAGACCCGCGAGGTGCCGGACTTCGACGGCCACAACCACCAGACCACGGCCATCTTCGACACCTTCGACTACGGCATGGTGGAGGGCGACGTCAAGCGCCTGCACCTCAAGATTCAGGACTACGAGAAGGAAATCGGCTTCGACACAGTGGACCCCACCGAGTTCATGGAGAACCCGGCGGTGCCGAAGAAGAGCGGGCAGGCGGCGGACGACTAAGCCGGCCAATGCACCGAAAAGCCCCAGCCACAGCTGGGGCTTTTCGCTATCTGTGACGCGGGGCAAGCCAGCTTGATTTACCCTGTCCCCCATGCCCGCCCTCGAAGTGTTCTGGGTCTTTTTGCGCCTGGGCCTGACCAGTTTTGGCGGCCCGGTGGCGCACCTGGGCTATTACCGCGCCGAACTGGTGGTGCGCCGCCGGTGGTTCACCGAGGCCGGATACGCCGATCTGGTGGCGTTGGCGCAGTTCTTGCCCGGCCCGGCCAGTTCCCAGGTGGGCATGGCGTCCGGGCTGCTGCGGGCAGGCTGGCCTGGGCTGCTGGCGGCGTGGGTGGGGTTTACCCTGCCCAGCGCGGCGCTGATGTTCCTGGCCGCGCTGGGCCTGTCCCGCTGGGGCGGCGCGGAAACGGCGGGCGCACTGGCGGGCCTGAAGGTGGCAGCAGTGGCCGTGGTGGCGCAGGCAGTGGCCGGGCTATGGGGCAGTCTGGTCACAGATCGCCTGCGGGCAGCGCTGGCGCTGGGTGTGGCGGCGGCGCTGCTGCTGCTGCCCGGGGCCGGGGCGCAGGTGGCCGCGCTGCTGGCCTGCGCCCTGATCGGCTGGCGTTTTTTACGGGTCAATGCCATGCCGGAGCGTGGCCTGCCCGCCGTTCCCGTGTCCCGCCGTGTAGGCGCGGCGCTGCTGCTGAGCTGCGGGGCTGGGTTGCTGCTGCTGCCGCTGCTCGCGCCGCTGGGCGCGGGCTGGACGCTGCTTGACGCCACCTTCCGCGCCGGGGCGCTGGTCTTCGGGGGCGGGCATGTGGTGCTGCCGCTGCTAGAAACGGGCTTCGTTCCGGACTTCGTCAGCCATGAAACCTTCGTGGCCGGCTACGGGGCGGCCAACGCGGTGCCGGGGCCGCTGTTCACCTTTGCCACCTTTCTGGGAGCGGCGCAGACCGTGGCCTCTCCGCTGCTGGGCGCACTGATTTCCACGCTGGGCATCTTTTTGCCGGGCGCATTGCTGATGGCCGGGGCGCTGCCGTTCTGGTCCGCGCTGTCGGCCCGGCCTGCGGCCCGCAGTGCATTGGCCGGACTGAATGCCGGGGTGGTGGGGTTGCTGCTGGCCGCGCTGTACAACCCGGTCTTCACCAGCGGCGTCCGGGGGCCGGGTGATCTGGCACTGGCGCTGCTGGCCTACGCCGCCCTGAGTGCCGGACGCCTGCCGGCGTGGGCGGTGGTGCTGGGCTGCGCGGCGGTGGGCTGGTTGGCACTGTAGGGGCCAGCGCGGGCCGGGGTGGCGACGGTCTCCCCCCAGAACGACGGTTACCGGCTGACGACACCCGGAGCGGCTTCCAGTCCATAGATCTCCAGAAACCGCGTCACCCGTGCCTCCAGCGTGGGCAGCACCGCCACCTCGCCGCACACCCAGTCCGCCTGATAATTGCGGCAGACGGGGGGACGGGCGGCGTAGATCTGGCAGCGGCAGTCGGCGTCCAGGTGCACGCAGGCCACGCCCAGCGGCTTGTTCAGGGCGTGGATGTCGGGGGCCGCGCAGCACGCGCCGCAGCCGGTGCAGTCCCGGATCAGGACCGAACGCGGCGGGTATTCGGGCGGCGCCGCAAAGCGGTCCATCCTACTTCAGCGCCCGCACAGCCTCGATCAGGGTGTCGTTCTCGGCGGGCGCACCGATGCCGACGCGCAGGCAGCCCTCCAGCCCGGTCAGGCGGTCCTGGCGACGGGTCACGATGCCGTGGTCAATCAGATGACGGTAGGCCACCTCGGCGTCCGGGGTCCGCAGCAGGAAAAAATTGGCGCGGCTGGGCAGGGCCTGACAGGTGGGGTGATCGGCCAGCGCCGCCAGCACCCGCTCCCGCTCGGCCACCCCCTCCGCGACGCGCTGCTGCACGTAGCCGGGATTCTCCAGGGCCACTTCCAGGGCGGCCTGGGTCAGCACATTGATGTTGAAGGCCGGAACCAGCTTCTGAAGCTGCGTCGCCAGCTCAGCTCCCGCCAGGGCGTACCCGGCCCGCAGCCC is from Deinococcus aerolatus and encodes:
- a CDS encoding transposase translates to MDEALTLLDCCDVATIYADREFIGQAWIQGLAERGIPITVRLRVDTHIEDLPAGEWLGGLQPGKQAMLLEGVEVYGLPMNVVLTRTDQGEPLIVASNATAASRMLKGYRKRWRIECLFRALKTKGFRLKNTHMTRPTHVTRLLCLLTLAYVWSVLVGIDQDTALKKHGRRAWSVVTLGLRALVRASSRQIGTSMDELLHLIQFWTPDQTTAVESVGY
- a CDS encoding helix-turn-helix domain-containing protein; the protein is MSGWQLTRYSRAQLEERRLAALEWVARGTHKNQAVADHFGVSVHTVYSWRGRLKRNGSLQATVASGPTSRLTEEHNDSSCAPSCEKVLSIMAFEMRHGRPAV
- the wzy gene encoding O-antigen polysaccharide polymerase Wzy, which gives rise to MAALLTPLLIGSLGSVSGALGLENVSSLALGVTVLGLGAVALITRTLWDARMLLSISLVLFNAGALIAHVFTPNDPLVVLYFSDGNLAAAGYLVSVCLAAWVLATVLTALLVRPRATTAADIQVSKLRLVGLLFLTLGTVPAVLELISALRVVADGGYLSLYSREVNVGASGWRAVAGAFFVPGLLFLLGSGTLMRRGVMVVVMVMLAFVATKLALGSRSPAIMPLIALWFVVHYRIWPIPARLAVGVGAVLFLVVLPVIAVLRDEGGVVRLTPAVLAQTFANFANPALATLNETGASIMPTAYALNYIPGARDFGNGASYVNSLWTILPSTGGLNPAVAGDNVYANWLTRTVDPSLASIGGGFGFSPIAETYANFGVVGGVTGFFAIALAMQVLLTWFSNYRNAAHIVFSGVILSILLLWARGETVSFVRPLVWFVLVPAVYLVVQAYRRPQRNAELREETPAAG
- a CDS encoding transposase — encoded protein: MGKQRKTWAPELKEQIVLAVLRGEQSVAELARQHGAAESLIHKWRTQFPEAGRARLVGDHVDHGVKALEQENERLKSLLGEKELSLYIAKKAWGL
- a CDS encoding DDE-type integrase/transposase/recombinase, whose amino-acid sequence is MSVPQAPLLYAEVLQDQPHVSLSSFARDIDLPYWKLRDARRHGEQEKARQARQTAHRDQVRDVAVANPTYGYRRIQRQLAGQYGQAAPGRHEVRQLLRELDLIPAQPRKTRRPSVHILTPLLWPEGRRVQIDATRFSLADGVAWVYVVLDVQSRAVLHLEVVRNLTACSAVTALQAGLQLLHRHGHQEEVVVMSDAGSDFTSQAFRQACEEVGCWIRAKVSQRARKCAGGSPWVSVSRNHRFLRQISAGVWTSSQTSWPQASDFGC
- a CDS encoding integrase core domain-containing protein translates to MNLWTHETGTSHLFIRPGKPVENAYIESFNGRLRDECLNLHWFQSLEQARVILSAWRVDYNQVRPHTSLGGQTPDEFARLQQAG
- a CDS encoding tyrosine-type recombinase/integrase; protein product: MAGTAIGAPSANTIQSYRDTSRRYITLHLGRVKLEKLGPLDVEQMLFEMRKQGKSASISAYALRVLKMALQQGVRWQMLPRNVADAVRPPKVERKEMQVWTAEQVASFLDETQSHRLHAAFYLALMTGMRRGEVMGLKWVDVDFERSRLTVRHNLVEVQGNGIPGKILAGKPTITSSTVELTTPKSKASRRTIYSLSRHDVQIERTPSAPERRTTGLWISLGGSGNGLCHAPRRLRTPKCLLQLA
- a CDS encoding tyrosine-type recombinase/integrase codes for the protein MVFATPLGDYARPSVFSNWHDKLVKQAGVPRIRLHDMRHTAASLMILRGIPPKTVSECLGHADVAFTLRTYTHLYDDQREEAAFDLSDLFQQATGLPN
- the bshB1 gene encoding bacillithiol biosynthesis deacetylase BshB1; protein product: MTRPPTPPFQTVYGTPQPLDWLCLAPHPDDAEIGAGGTLIQLAQAGRGVGVLELSRGERGTQGTPDLRVQECARAAHIMGLSWRGNLGLRDGELTDTPEAAHALAAALRAVRPRVLVVPHHQDRHPDHFGTYQLARRAVHLAQLRKADLDGEPWRVSRTLLYQGNADIQPDLLIDVGEVQDQWEAAIRAHESQFTGQVVSETVTPEIIERRRARQSYWGTLARVRYAEAFEAEGALLVDPLAL
- a CDS encoding peroxiredoxin, whose translation is MSLVGQPAPDFTLPANTGETVTLSSYRGHQNVVLVFYPLDFSPVCSMQLPEYSGRQDDFAEAGAAVLGVNRDSLHAHRAWAAEYGIEVPLLSDMNLNVARQYGVAIDERGVSGRAVFLIDRSGVVRFQHTEAQTGEYTVRPEAVLAKLREL
- a CDS encoding acyl-ACP desaturase encodes the protein MAEILPPNMLNERPQTPAGLLSNREKDRLIERGFLGLYRWYTARSQETRNWNPDRSFDWKALSKDLPPEIVTVTQGFFAVEQYAPDFTSSLLNLVRRSHGRSHFQLRWGSEEEKHADAWENAVLFSGKRTPQWIAEYKERLKSQTWELPFPDAIHNLVYTVFQERATQLNYLNMMKIAQGKSDKPHLAGFSDPVLAKVAQTIAVDEAAHYNFFLEGVRMYLYYYPQRTLEAIKNVIGQFSMPASMLVPDWKEFSETVYRAGIYGPRDFNRDVMQVAFRNLGIESRKALEDGIKKTREVPDFDGHNHQTTAIFDTFDYGMVEGDVKRLHLKIQDYEKEIGFDTVDPTEFMENPAVPKKSGQAADD
- the chrA gene encoding chromate efflux transporter; protein product: MPALEVFWVFLRLGLTSFGGPVAHLGYYRAELVVRRRWFTEAGYADLVALAQFLPGPASSQVGMASGLLRAGWPGLLAAWVGFTLPSAALMFLAALGLSRWGGAETAGALAGLKVAAVAVVAQAVAGLWGSLVTDRLRAALALGVAAALLLLPGAGAQVAALLACALIGWRFLRVNAMPERGLPAVPVSRRVGAALLLSCGAGLLLLPLLAPLGAGWTLLDATFRAGALVFGGGHVVLPLLETGFVPDFVSHETFVAGYGAANAVPGPLFTFATFLGAAQTVASPLLGALISTLGIFLPGALLMAGALPFWSALSARPAARSALAGLNAGVVGLLLAALYNPVFTSGVRGPGDLALALLAYAALSAGRLPAWAVVLGCAAVGWLAL
- a CDS encoding YkgJ family cysteine cluster protein, with the translated sequence MDRFAAPPEYPPRSVLIRDCTGCGACCAAPDIHALNKPLGVACVHLDADCRCQIYAARPPVCRNYQADWVCGEVAVLPTLEARVTRFLEIYGLEAAPGVVSR